A window of Gemmatimonadota bacterium contains these coding sequences:
- a CDS encoding serine/threonine protein kinase, whose protein sequence is MTDPILERLAAATAGRYEILRELGRGGMGAVYLARDPGLDRDVAIKVLPPEFAVQHTLRERFVREAKLAASLSHPNIIHVHAVEEQGDLLAIVMQFVEGETLTERIARSGPYDAADCARLLQDVAWALGYAHGRGVVHRDVKPDNLLIERGTGRPMILDFGIARQVEASGLTEVGQSIGTPHYMSPEQAAAESIDGRSDLYSLGCVGFFAATGRPPFDGDSAHRLLMQHLTLPAPAVTSLRAEFPRGLSDVIATALAKEPARRYATGEAMADAIGSLQLRSREVAPLLRLFQQQTAQSLQTVLMLGVVFLVFMGFSGQSTTLLGSVFTVVAATMSLTILGQVLDRVRFVVRQGFTVSDVRAAIGAMGEDTARARELLLADPIEGRRIRRRKVIAIFGAMVAGGQIPILPRYARFDVNGDRVLPGPAILMILSIAILFGVSLALWTARPVRVTLAQRAANRIWMSSLGARIFARAERRYAAEIASRG, encoded by the coding sequence ATGACCGACCCCATCCTCGAACGTCTCGCCGCCGCCACCGCCGGCCGATACGAGATCCTTCGCGAGCTCGGTCGTGGGGGGATGGGTGCCGTCTATCTCGCCCGCGACCCAGGCCTGGACCGCGATGTCGCGATCAAGGTCCTGCCGCCCGAGTTCGCGGTGCAGCACACGCTACGGGAACGTTTCGTCCGTGAGGCGAAGCTCGCGGCCTCGTTGTCGCACCCGAACATCATCCACGTCCACGCGGTCGAGGAGCAGGGGGACCTGCTCGCGATCGTCATGCAGTTCGTCGAGGGGGAGACCCTGACCGAGCGCATCGCGCGGTCAGGGCCGTACGACGCGGCCGATTGTGCCCGCCTCCTCCAGGACGTCGCCTGGGCGCTTGGCTATGCGCACGGGCGAGGTGTCGTGCATCGCGATGTCAAACCCGACAACCTCCTCATCGAACGCGGCACCGGCAGGCCGATGATCCTCGACTTCGGTATCGCGCGCCAGGTGGAGGCGAGCGGACTCACGGAGGTCGGGCAGTCGATCGGAACGCCGCACTACATGAGTCCGGAGCAGGCGGCTGCCGAGTCGATCGATGGAAGGAGCGATCTGTACTCCCTCGGGTGCGTGGGATTCTTCGCCGCGACCGGCCGTCCGCCGTTCGATGGCGACAGCGCCCACAGGCTGCTGATGCAACACCTCACCCTGCCGGCGCCCGCCGTCACCAGCCTGCGCGCCGAGTTCCCGAGGGGGCTCTCCGACGTCATCGCCACCGCCCTCGCCAAGGAGCCCGCCCGGCGCTATGCGACCGGTGAGGCGATGGCCGACGCGATCGGCTCGCTGCAGCTCCGCTCGCGCGAGGTCGCACCGCTCCTTCGCCTCTTCCAGCAGCAGACGGCGCAGTCACTCCAGACCGTCCTGATGCTCGGCGTGGTCTTCCTCGTCTTCATGGGATTCTCGGGCCAGTCCACCACCCTGCTCGGATCCGTCTTCACCGTCGTCGCGGCCACGATGTCGCTGACGATTCTCGGACAGGTGCTGGATCGCGTCCGCTTCGTCGTGCGGCAGGGGTTCACGGTCAGCGACGTCCGGGCAGCGATCGGGGCGATGGGCGAGGATACCGCGCGCGCGCGCGAGCTGCTGCTCGCCGACCCCATCGAAGGGCGCCGCATCCGGAGGCGCAAGGTCATCGCGATCTTCGGCGCGATGGTCGCCGGTGGGCAGATACCCATCCTGCCCAGATACGCCAGGTTCGACGTGAACGGTGATCGCGTCCTGCCCGGGCCGGCGATCCTGATGATCCTGTCGATCGCGATCCTCTTCGGCGTCTCGCTCGCGCTCTGGACGGCGCGACCGGTGCGCGTCACGCTCGCGCAGCGCGCGGCGAACAGGATCTGGATGTCCTCGCTGGGCGCGAGGATCTTCGCGCGCGCCGAGCGACGCTACGCCGCCGAGATCGCGTCGCGAGGCTGA
- a CDS encoding citrate synthase, with amino-acid sequence MTGDHLEIKDSRTGKIYQVPITDETIRTADLKQIKVNADDFGIMGYDPAFMNTASCRSAITFIDGDKGILRYRGYPIEQLAEKSNFLEVAWLLRTGELPTQVEYDEWQKQITYHTYVHENIKRFMEGFRYDAHPMAMLTAGVAALSSFYPTSKNIFDRHERDVAFIRLLAKMPTLAAFAYRHVKGMPYVYPDNSLPYAENFLSMIARMSEPKYEAHPVYAKAIDILFILHADHEQNCSTNAVRAVGSSQVDPYSAVAAGVAALYGPLHGGANEAVLRMLEEIGDVKNIPAFIESVKSGKGAARLMGFGHRVYKSYDPRAKIVKSLCDDVLRVAGLTKDMEIALELERIALSDDYFISRKLYPNVDFYTGLIYRAMHFPTDYFTVLFAIARTAGWLSQWEELLLDKEQKIARPRQIYTGYAERPYSAKVDLGHKIKK; translated from the coding sequence GTGACGGGCGACCACCTCGAGATCAAGGACTCGCGCACCGGGAAGATCTACCAGGTCCCGATCACCGACGAGACCATCCGCACCGCCGACCTGAAGCAGATCAAGGTCAATGCCGACGACTTCGGCATCATGGGGTACGACCCGGCCTTCATGAACACGGCCTCGTGCCGCTCGGCGATCACCTTCATCGACGGTGACAAGGGGATCCTGCGCTATCGCGGGTACCCCATCGAGCAGCTCGCCGAGAAGTCGAACTTCCTCGAGGTCGCGTGGTTGCTGCGCACCGGCGAGCTTCCGACGCAGGTCGAGTACGACGAGTGGCAGAAGCAGATCACCTACCACACGTACGTCCACGAGAACATCAAGCGCTTCATGGAGGGCTTCCGCTACGACGCCCATCCGATGGCGATGCTGACGGCGGGCGTCGCGGCGCTCTCGTCGTTCTACCCGACGTCGAAGAACATCTTCGACAGGCACGAGCGCGACGTGGCGTTCATCCGGTTGCTCGCCAAGATGCCGACGCTGGCGGCGTTCGCCTACCGTCACGTGAAGGGCATGCCGTACGTCTATCCCGACAACTCGCTGCCGTACGCCGAGAACTTCCTCTCGATGATCGCGCGGATGTCGGAGCCGAAGTACGAGGCGCATCCGGTCTACGCGAAGGCGATCGACATCCTGTTCATCCTCCACGCCGACCACGAGCAGAACTGCTCGACGAACGCGGTGCGCGCGGTGGGCTCTTCGCAGGTGGACCCGTACTCGGCGGTCGCGGCCGGCGTGGCGGCGCTGTACGGCCCTCTCCACGGCGGTGCCAACGAGGCGGTGCTCCGCATGCTCGAGGAGATCGGCGATGTGAAGAACATCCCTGCCTTCATCGAGTCGGTGAAGAGTGGCAAGGGCGCGGCGCGCCTGATGGGCTTCGGCCACCGCGTCTACAAGAGCTACGACCCGCGCGCGAAGATCGTGAAGTCGCTCTGCGACGACGTGCTCCGCGTCGCCGGCCTCACGAAGGACATGGAGATCGCCCTCGAGCTCGAGCGGATCGCGCTCAGCGACGACTACTTCATCTCGCGCAAGCTCTATCCGAACGTCGACTTCTACACCGGCCTGATCTACCGGGCCATGCACTTCCCCACCGACTACTTCACCGTGCTGTTCGCGATCGCGCGCACCGCCGGCTGGCTGTCGCAGTGGGAGGAGCTGCTGCTCGACAAGGAGCAGAAGATCGCGCGGCCCAGGCAGATCTACACCGGGTATGCCGAGCGGCCGTACTCCGCCAAGGTCGATCTCGGACACAAGATCAAGAAGTGA
- a CDS encoding sulfite exporter TauE/SafE family protein translates to MLPLLVALAAAVGAAVNAVAGGGTLVTFPALVALGVPPITANATSTVALWPGTMASMWGYRAELRGAKAWARVWAIPSLLGGVIGASLLLVTPEQRFAQIVPWLILGATALFMAQGPLLRRLREAAPHRTIENADGTLAPPPAPFLAGQLLVGIYGGYFGAGAGILMLAALGLMGLTNIHQMNGLKNWGGGLMNLVAVLIFAASGIVDWPLAIAMAVGATLGGIGGSLLAQRVGQTWVRRAIVTIGLGSGLAMLFGLI, encoded by the coding sequence CTGCTGCCACTCCTCGTCGCCCTCGCCGCCGCCGTCGGCGCCGCCGTGAACGCCGTCGCCGGCGGGGGGACGCTGGTGACCTTCCCCGCGCTCGTCGCCTTGGGCGTCCCCCCGATCACCGCCAACGCGACCTCCACCGTCGCGCTCTGGCCGGGGACGATGGCGTCCATGTGGGGCTATCGGGCGGAGCTGCGGGGGGCCAAGGCCTGGGCTCGGGTCTGGGCCATCCCCAGCCTGCTCGGCGGGGTGATCGGCGCGAGCCTCCTGCTCGTCACCCCCGAACAGCGGTTCGCCCAAATCGTTCCGTGGCTCATCCTCGGGGCGACCGCGCTGTTCATGGCCCAAGGGCCGCTCCTGCGTCGGCTGCGGGAGGCCGCGCCCCATCGCACCATCGAGAATGCCGACGGCACCCTCGCCCCGCCGCCGGCACCCTTCCTCGCTGGCCAGCTGCTCGTCGGGATCTATGGCGGGTACTTCGGCGCCGGCGCCGGGATCCTCATGCTCGCCGCCCTCGGCCTGATGGGACTCACGAACATCCATCAGATGAACGGCCTGAAGAACTGGGGCGGCGGCCTGATGAATCTCGTCGCCGTGCTCATCTTCGCCGCGAGCGGCATCGTCGACTGGCCCCTCGCGATCGCGATGGCCGTCGGCGCCACGCTCGGCGGGATCGGTGGTTCGCTCCTCGCGCAGCGCGTCGGCCAGACCTGGGTCAGGCGCGCGATCGTCACCATCGGGCTCGGCTCCGGGCTCGCCATGCTCTTCGGACTCATATGA
- a CDS encoding amino acid decarboxylase gives MTIPPLDPQDWDAYRALAHRMVDDSIDFLRDVRTRPAWQPMPAEVKAHLAGEPLPVKGAGDAAAYDDFLRYVRPYPNGNIHPRFWGWVMGTGTPQTAMADFLASVINPNVGGLEQAPKFVEQTVVRWLAEAMGYPSDAGGILVSGGTMANVLALAVARRHGAGFDVRTDGLQSGQPTLLVYASSEVHGWLPKSCDLLGLGKAGFRPVPVNDAFEVDVAAMATMIAADRAAGHRPFCIIGTAGTVQTGATDDLVALADLAARERLWFHVDGAFGAMAALSPATAPIVRGMDRADSIAFDLHKWGYLPFGVACVLTRRDVDLTSTFSMQAAYLAGEERGVFGRSGIHFADRGIELTRRFSALKVWMFLKAVGFETLGAHIARNVTQATRLARLVDAHPSLERMAPTPMNIVVMRYAPATLAPERRDAVNRELLLQLQERGIAVPSGTTIRGAYGMRVAITNHRSDDSDFDALVEATARLGAEIAAG, from the coding sequence ATGACCATCCCTCCGCTCGACCCGCAGGACTGGGACGCCTACCGCGCCCTCGCGCATCGCATGGTCGATGACTCCATCGACTTCCTGCGCGACGTCCGCACCCGTCCCGCCTGGCAGCCGATGCCCGCTGAGGTGAAGGCGCACCTCGCCGGTGAACCGCTTCCGGTGAAGGGGGCCGGGGACGCCGCGGCATACGACGATTTCCTGCGGTATGTCCGCCCCTATCCCAATGGCAACATCCACCCGCGCTTCTGGGGTTGGGTGATGGGCACCGGCACGCCGCAGACGGCGATGGCCGACTTCCTCGCGTCGGTGATCAATCCCAACGTCGGCGGTCTCGAGCAGGCACCGAAGTTCGTCGAGCAGACCGTCGTCCGCTGGCTCGCCGAGGCGATGGGCTATCCGTCGGATGCCGGCGGGATCCTCGTGAGCGGCGGCACGATGGCGAACGTCCTCGCGCTCGCGGTCGCGCGGAGGCACGGCGCCGGGTTCGACGTGCGCACCGACGGCCTGCAGTCCGGCCAGCCGACGCTGCTCGTCTACGCCTCGAGTGAAGTGCACGGATGGCTCCCCAAGTCGTGCGACCTCCTCGGACTCGGCAAGGCGGGCTTCCGCCCGGTCCCGGTGAACGACGCCTTCGAGGTGGACGTCGCCGCGATGGCGACCATGATCGCCGCTGACCGCGCCGCCGGGCATCGACCGTTCTGCATCATCGGCACCGCGGGAACGGTGCAGACCGGCGCGACCGACGACCTCGTCGCGCTCGCCGACCTCGCGGCACGCGAACGACTCTGGTTCCACGTCGACGGCGCCTTCGGTGCGATGGCCGCACTCTCCCCAGCGACCGCGCCGATCGTCCGCGGCATGGACCGCGCGGACTCGATCGCGTTCGACCTGCACAAGTGGGGTTATCTGCCGTTCGGGGTCGCCTGCGTGCTCACGCGTCGCGACGTGGATCTGACCAGCACCTTCTCCATGCAGGCCGCCTACCTCGCTGGCGAGGAGCGCGGAGTGTTCGGACGGTCGGGGATCCACTTCGCCGACCGCGGCATCGAGCTCACGCGCCGCTTCTCGGCCCTCAAGGTCTGGATGTTCCTCAAGGCGGTCGGCTTCGAGACGCTCGGCGCGCACATCGCGCGGAATGTGACGCAGGCGACGCGACTGGCCCGCCTCGTCGATGCGCACCCGTCCCTCGAGCGCATGGCCCCTACGCCGATGAATATCGTCGTGATGCGATATGCGCCCGCGACACTTGCGCCGGAGCGGCGCGACGCGGTGAACCGCGAACTGCTGCTCCAGCTCCAGGAACGGGGGATCGCCGTGCCGAGCGGCACGACGATCCGCGGTGCCTACGGCATGCGCGTGGCGATCACCAACCACCGCTCCGACGACTCCGACTTCGACGCGCTCGTCGAGGCGACGGCGCGACTCGGCGCGGAGATCGCGGCGGGCTGA
- the ppsA gene encoding phosphoenolpyruvate synthase: MPTLDPWVLRFDELVAADVPRVGGKNASLGEMIRELAGAGVPVPPGFATTAHAYRAFVAENRLGPVIAREIAALHAGTRAPRDVGASIRAAFRAGRLPDPMRATVLEAYRALGAPAVAVRSSATAEDLPTASFAGQQESFLNVQGEEELLASVVRCLASLFTDRAIAYREANGFDHATIALSVGVQRMVRADAGSAGVMFTIDTESGFPQAVLINAAWGLGESVVKGTVDPDELLLFKPAIARHAPDPLLRRRLGAKATMMVLAEGELRTRTVDVPADRRARFALDTADAITLARWAMRIEEHYSELAGRPTPMDIEWAKDGVTGDLFILQARPETAQARDVARGAPVRHLVEASRVLVRGRSVGTGIALGPVRVVHGPEEPFADGSILVTEMTDPDWLPLMRRAAAVVTDHGGRTCHAAILSRELGIPAVVGTGDATTKLVDGAEVTVSCASGDEGLVHEGRLRFEETPAEPYVPMHTATRVLLNLADPGSALRHWRLPADGIGLARMEFIIANEARVHPMALLHPERITDAVVRAEVEALRVGEARPGGWFIETLARGVATLAASQWPKPVVVRMSDFKTNEYAGLLGGRDFEPVEENPMIGFRGAARYTHPRYAEGFRLECAAMRMAREAIGLTNIVLMIPFCRTTEEADAVLEAMAAEGLVRGLAGLQVYVMCEVPSNVILTEAFADRFDGFSIGSNDLTHLTLGIDRDSALLAPGFDERDPAVLALIRQVIHRAHQQGDPVGLCGQAPSDDPSFADLLVAEGIDSISVDPGSIIKVRTRVHDAEVRLAYERWHHHSPLLKAAAATAAAGAEHATV; the protein is encoded by the coding sequence ATGCCCACGCTCGACCCTTGGGTCCTGCGCTTCGATGAACTCGTCGCCGCCGACGTGCCACGTGTCGGCGGGAAGAACGCGTCACTCGGAGAGATGATCCGCGAGCTCGCGGGCGCTGGTGTGCCCGTGCCGCCAGGCTTCGCGACCACGGCGCATGCGTACCGGGCCTTCGTCGCCGAGAACCGGCTCGGGCCGGTGATCGCGCGCGAGATCGCGGCTCTCCATGCCGGCACGCGCGCACCGCGCGATGTGGGGGCCTCCATCCGTGCCGCCTTCCGTGCCGGGCGGCTCCCGGATCCCATGCGCGCGACCGTGCTCGAGGCGTATCGCGCTCTCGGCGCCCCTGCCGTCGCGGTCCGTTCCAGCGCGACGGCAGAGGATCTGCCCACCGCGAGCTTCGCCGGACAACAGGAGAGCTTCCTCAACGTGCAGGGCGAGGAGGAGCTCCTCGCGAGCGTCGTGCGTTGCCTCGCGTCGCTCTTCACCGACCGCGCGATCGCGTATCGCGAGGCCAACGGGTTCGACCACGCGACGATCGCGCTCTCGGTCGGCGTGCAGCGCATGGTACGAGCGGATGCTGGCAGCGCCGGCGTCATGTTCACGATCGACACGGAGTCAGGATTCCCCCAGGCGGTGCTCATCAACGCCGCCTGGGGCCTTGGCGAGAGCGTGGTGAAGGGGACGGTCGATCCGGACGAGCTCCTGCTCTTCAAACCGGCCATCGCGCGCCATGCGCCGGATCCATTGCTCCGTCGTCGGCTCGGCGCCAAGGCGACGATGATGGTGCTCGCAGAGGGTGAGCTGCGCACCCGCACGGTCGACGTGCCGGCGGACCGGCGCGCGCGCTTCGCGCTCGACACGGCCGATGCGATCACGCTGGCGCGGTGGGCCATGCGGATCGAGGAACACTACTCAGAGCTCGCCGGCCGACCCACGCCGATGGACATCGAGTGGGCGAAGGACGGCGTGACCGGCGATCTGTTCATTCTGCAGGCGCGCCCCGAGACGGCGCAGGCGCGCGACGTCGCCCGCGGCGCGCCCGTCCGGCATCTGGTCGAGGCGTCGCGCGTCCTCGTGCGCGGTCGCAGCGTGGGGACTGGGATCGCGCTGGGACCGGTCCGGGTCGTGCACGGACCGGAGGAGCCGTTCGCGGACGGCAGCATCCTCGTGACCGAGATGACCGATCCGGACTGGCTCCCGCTGATGCGGCGCGCCGCGGCCGTGGTCACCGATCACGGCGGCCGGACCTGCCATGCAGCGATCCTCAGCCGCGAGCTCGGCATCCCCGCCGTCGTCGGCACCGGCGACGCGACGACCAAACTGGTCGACGGCGCGGAGGTGACGGTGAGCTGCGCGAGCGGGGATGAGGGGCTGGTGCACGAGGGGCGCCTCCGCTTCGAGGAGACCCCGGCCGAGCCGTACGTGCCGATGCACACCGCCACGCGTGTGCTGCTCAACCTGGCCGACCCCGGGAGCGCCTTGCGGCACTGGCGGCTCCCGGCCGACGGCATCGGGCTCGCGCGCATGGAGTTCATCATCGCGAACGAGGCGCGCGTGCATCCGATGGCGTTGCTGCATCCGGAGCGGATCACCGACGCCGTGGTTCGCGCGGAGGTCGAGGCGCTTCGCGTGGGCGAGGCGCGGCCGGGCGGGTGGTTCATCGAGACGCTCGCGCGCGGCGTGGCGACGCTCGCCGCCTCGCAGTGGCCCAAGCCGGTCGTCGTCCGGATGAGCGACTTCAAGACGAACGAGTACGCGGGGCTCCTCGGCGGACGGGACTTCGAGCCGGTGGAGGAGAACCCGATGATCGGGTTCCGCGGCGCGGCGCGGTACACGCACCCGCGATACGCCGAGGGATTCCGGCTGGAGTGCGCCGCCATGCGCATGGCCCGCGAGGCGATCGGGCTCACGAACATCGTCCTCATGATCCCGTTCTGCCGCACGACCGAGGAAGCCGATGCGGTGCTCGAGGCGATGGCCGCCGAGGGACTCGTGCGCGGTCTCGCCGGGTTGCAGGTCTACGTGATGTGCGAGGTGCCCTCGAACGTCATCCTCACCGAGGCCTTCGCCGACCGGTTCGACGGATTCTCGATCGGGAGCAACGATCTCACGCACTTGACGCTCGGGATCGACCGCGACTCGGCGCTCCTCGCCCCCGGGTTCGACGAGCGAGATCCCGCCGTGTTGGCCCTCATCCGGCAGGTGATCCACCGCGCGCATCAGCAGGGCGACCCGGTGGGACTCTGCGGGCAGGCGCCGAGCGACGATCCCTCGTTCGCCGACCTGCTCGTGGCGGAGGGGATCGACTCGATCTCGGTGGATCCCGGCAGCATCATCAAGGTCCGGACGCGCGTGCACGACGCCGAGGTGCGCCTGGCCTACGAGCGGTGGCATCACCACTCGCCTCTGCTGAAGGCGGCCGCGGCGACCGCGGCCGCAGGCGCGGAGCACGCGACCGTCTGA
- a CDS encoding EVE domain-containing protein yields MSHWLLKSEPSTFSFDDLRKAPKSTTGWSGVRNFQARNTMRDLMKKGDRCFFYHSSADPTGIVGICEVVKEGYPDPTAFDPADDHFDPKSKPETPTWIQVDVRAVRTLPRIVTLAELKALKGLEKMVLLQRGSRLSVQPVTAKEWALVCKHAGVPAE; encoded by the coding sequence GTGAGTCACTGGTTGCTCAAGTCGGAACCGTCGACCTTCTCGTTCGACGACCTCCGGAAGGCGCCGAAGTCGACCACCGGGTGGAGCGGCGTGCGGAACTTTCAGGCGCGCAACACCATGCGCGACCTGATGAAGAAGGGGGACCGCTGCTTCTTCTATCACTCGAGCGCCGACCCGACGGGGATCGTGGGGATCTGCGAGGTGGTGAAGGAGGGCTATCCCGATCCGACCGCCTTCGACCCGGCGGATGACCACTTCGATCCCAAGTCGAAGCCGGAGACCCCGACCTGGATCCAGGTGGATGTGAGGGCCGTGCGCACACTTCCCAGGATCGTCACGCTCGCCGAGCTCAAGGCGCTCAAGGGGCTCGAGAAGATGGTGCTGCTCCAGCGCGGGAGCCGCCTCAGCGTGCAGCCGGTCACGGCGAAGGAGTGGGCGCTGGTGTGCAAGCACGCGGGTGTGCCGGCGGAGTGA
- a CDS encoding aminotransferase class V-fold PLP-dependent enzyme, protein MFSERAVAQLFKAETVAGGRTAAALADDEAYWGLIQRAFDAERTMINLNNGGISPAPSHVLEQMIRDLRFVNELPVEHNWRVLEPRMESTRRELAKEFGCDPEEMAITRNASEGLEIMILGIDLQRGDEVIVTNQNYGRMITTWQQRERREGIVLKQVSFPVPMTDPKAFVRIIEQAITPRTKVIELTHITNLTGQILPIREVVQIARPRGIEVFVDGAHAFAHFPFTRDQLDCDYYATSLHKWMHAPIGSGFLYVRKEKIAKLWPMMGSDVSRVANIRKYEEIGTHPQALFNAVSVAINFHRGIGADRKIARLRYLRDRWAKALLAESPRVKVLTELGPEKSGAIALFNVDGIDPVQLGGWLMSNYRIVNTPIVHPEFKGIRITPSVYTSVDEIDTFVDAVKVAIRRGISA, encoded by the coding sequence GTGTTCAGCGAGCGCGCGGTCGCGCAGCTCTTCAAGGCGGAGACGGTGGCCGGTGGCCGCACCGCCGCCGCCCTCGCGGATGACGAGGCGTACTGGGGGCTGATCCAGCGCGCGTTCGACGCCGAACGGACGATGATCAACCTGAACAACGGCGGCATCTCGCCGGCGCCGAGCCATGTGCTCGAGCAGATGATCCGCGACCTGCGGTTCGTCAACGAGCTGCCGGTGGAGCACAACTGGCGGGTCCTCGAGCCGCGCATGGAGTCCACGCGCCGCGAACTCGCCAAGGAGTTCGGTTGCGATCCCGAGGAGATGGCGATCACGCGCAACGCGTCCGAGGGGCTCGAGATCATGATCCTCGGGATCGACCTCCAGCGCGGCGACGAGGTGATCGTCACCAACCAGAACTACGGGCGGATGATCACCACCTGGCAGCAGCGCGAGCGGCGCGAGGGGATCGTCCTCAAGCAGGTGTCGTTCCCCGTCCCGATGACCGACCCCAAGGCGTTCGTCCGGATCATCGAGCAGGCGATCACGCCGCGCACGAAGGTCATCGAGCTCACGCACATCACCAACCTCACCGGACAAATCCTCCCCATCCGGGAGGTGGTGCAGATCGCGCGTCCGCGCGGCATCGAGGTGTTCGTGGACGGGGCGCACGCGTTCGCGCACTTCCCCTTCACGCGCGACCAGCTCGACTGCGACTACTACGCGACCTCGCTCCACAAGTGGATGCATGCGCCGATCGGCTCGGGCTTCCTGTACGTGCGCAAGGAGAAGATCGCGAAGCTCTGGCCGATGATGGGCTCCGACGTCTCGCGCGTGGCCAACATCCGCAAGTACGAGGAGATCGGCACGCACCCGCAGGCGCTGTTCAACGCCGTCTCTGTCGCGATCAACTTCCACCGCGGCATCGGCGCCGACCGCAAGATCGCGCGGCTCCGCTACCTCCGCGACCGCTGGGCGAAGGCGCTCCTCGCCGAGTCGCCGCGGGTGAAGGTGCTCACCGAGCTCGGGCCCGAGAAGTCCGGCGCGATCGCGCTCTTCAACGTCGACGGTATCGACCCGGTGCAGCTCGGCGGATGGTTAATGAGCAACTATCGCATCGTGAACACGCCGATCGTGCACCCCGAGTTCAAGGGCATCCGCATCACGCCGAGCGTCTACACGAGCGTCGACGAGATCGACACGTTCGTCGATGCGGTCAAGGTCGCGATCCGGCGGGGCATCTCGGCGTGA
- a CDS encoding glycogen-binding domain-containing protein produces the protein MIRRAALGAFVVLATRGLSAQTLPELRFEGGYASVRQPGFNGQDTVPAVDAALLAIYWRKPTDRWTLYSSGNLTYARDSLAAAQAVAAVVFPWLTNEHLRTDVGATGATFSLRSAGRGGNGTGFIRQHYVRDAWGAWGGTAVGLTVRDGRRRRSYSGDIGGWTRWRFLFASASVSRQNSDDFPLLFASGGTIAPFALSYELEDWQFAMQARRGPHELSASWTDRRGIAGTDDGGEGLSLSGVLQLSDDIAFLASAGRQLSDPLRGLPQADIITASVRVSIGPKPLPVMQRVAIAEALLAPREGEGATLVVRVQAHDTLAVEVAGDFSDWRPVPMVREGTVWVARIPLPPGKHHVGVRANLGPWRAPRNLARVRDDFGGESGLIVVP, from the coding sequence GTGATCCGCCGCGCGGCGCTGGGCGCCTTCGTCGTCCTCGCGACGCGCGGCCTGTCCGCGCAGACGCTCCCGGAGCTCCGCTTCGAAGGGGGCTATGCGAGCGTGCGGCAGCCGGGCTTCAACGGGCAGGACACGGTGCCGGCGGTGGACGCGGCGCTGCTCGCCATCTATTGGCGCAAGCCGACCGACCGGTGGACGCTCTACTCGAGCGGCAACCTCACGTACGCGCGCGACTCGCTCGCGGCGGCGCAGGCCGTCGCGGCGGTGGTCTTCCCGTGGCTCACCAACGAGCACCTGCGCACCGACGTGGGGGCGACCGGCGCGACCTTCTCGTTGCGCAGCGCCGGGCGTGGCGGCAACGGCACGGGGTTCATCCGGCAACACTACGTGCGTGATGCCTGGGGCGCGTGGGGCGGGACCGCGGTCGGCCTCACCGTGCGCGACGGTCGTCGTCGCCGCAGCTACTCAGGCGACATCGGCGGATGGACGCGGTGGCGCTTCCTCTTCGCGAGCGCCTCGGTCTCGCGCCAGAACTCCGACGATTTCCCCCTGCTCTTCGCGAGCGGTGGGACGATCGCGCCCTTCGCACTCTCGTACGAGCTCGAGGACTGGCAGTTCGCGATGCAGGCCCGACGAGGCCCGCATGAGCTCTCCGCCTCCTGGACGGATCGTCGCGGGATCGCCGGCACCGACGACGGGGGCGAAGGCCTCTCGCTGAGCGGCGTGCTGCAGCTCTCCGACGACATCGCCTTCCTGGCGAGTGCCGGACGGCAGCTCTCGGACCCGCTGCGCGGCCTGCCGCAGGCGGACATCATCACCGCCTCCGTCCGCGTGAGCATCGGGCCGAAGCCGCTGCCCGTGATGCAGCGCGTCGCGATCGCCGAGGCGCTGCTCGCCCCGCGCGAGGGCGAAGGTGCGACCTTGGTCGTGCGGGTGCAGGCGCACGACACCCTCGCGGTGGAGGTCGCCGGCGACTTCTCCGACTGGCGGCCGGTGCCGATGGTGCGCGAAGGCACGGTATGGGTCGCCCGCATCCCGTTGCCGCCGGGCAAGCATCATGTGGGCGTGCGCGCCAACCTCGGGCCCTGGCGCGCCCCGCGGAACCTCGCGCGCGTGCGCGACGATTTCGGCGGCGAATCGGGCCTGATCGTGGTACCTTAG